ACTCTAATTTAAGCGAAGTGGACGAAGGCGACCCCATTGCCATTGAGAACCTCACCATGCACCTGCTGGTGGAAGGCCACGAATACTGCCTCACAGACCGAAGCTTCCGCAAACTTTCCCAACAGAAAAAGAACGTACAAGCCTAGATTGAATTTCCTGTTTTCGGGCTCATTTTCAGAAATGAGCCCGAAAACGGGAAGTTGAAATTCAAAATACTAATGGCAACTTTTTCCCTTGAGTATTGCCCTAACGGGAGTTTTACGCATTTCGTCCCCCTTTGAAGGGGGTAGGGGGATGATGACTCTTGCAGATGTTGGGATTTCCCGAGAATCATTTTCTTTTAGAATTTCTTTAGCTGATGGTTTTCCAAGCGTCCTTTTCATCCCCCTACCCCCTTCAAAGGGGGACGAAATGCGTGTTATTCCTGGGAAATAAAGATGTTCTATTGCGCGGAATCTGGCCAAGAATAAAAGAAAATTCCCGTTTTCGGGCTCATTTCTGGAAATGAAGCCGAAAACGGGAATTCCTTGAAAGCATCAGTCTATAAAACTCAGCACCTGAATTCCTGTTGCAGTTCCATGTTGATGGCCACGCCGGCTTTGGTGCCTTCGGCGGCGGCTACAATCACTAATTGCATGTCACGGGCGGCATCGCCGGCTACGTAGAGGCCGGGTACGTTGGTCTGCTGGTGCTTGTAGGTTTTGACTACGCCTTTGCTGGTGAAGTCGCAGTTGAGTTGCCGGGCCAGGTCTGAGTGCTGGTCAGAACCGGTGGCGAAGAACAGGGCCTCGCGGTTTTCTACGGTGCCGTTCTTGAGCACAATGCGTTTGAGTTCGGTGCCTTCGCCCTCTAAACGTTCAATGGCGGTGGTGCAGATGTCTACTTTGTTGCGGGCCAGCAGGTCACGGTCTTCGCGGGTGAGTTTGTTGGTGCCGTCTGTGAAGAGCATTACGTCACTGCTCCAGGTTTTCAGGGACAAAGACAATCCTATGGCTTTCCGGTCAAGGCCGTAGGCGGCCAACGGCTTGTTCTTCGACTCAAAACCGTCACAGTACGGGCAGTGGTGAATGCTGGTACCGTAAAAAGGTTCGGCGCCCTCTAGTTTGGGCCAGCGGTCGCAGAGGCCGGTGGCCAGCAGCACTTTGCGCGAAAGGTAGACTTGTTCGTCCTCGTCATAAGCCTGGAACATATCGCCTTCCTTGGTGATTTTCATGATGCGCTTCTGCTTGAAAGCCACCTCGTACTTGACCAAGTCTTCGCGGGCCAGTTGCAGGAACTCCTGGGGCGGGGTGCCGTCACGGGTAATGAACCCGTTCATAGCGTGCGAATAGGAGTTTCTATAGACCCCGGTGTCAAACAGCGCCACTTTGCGCATGCAGCGGCCCAGCAGCATGGCCGCGCTCAGGCCGGCGGGTCCGCCCCCTACAATAAGAACATCATACATACCTTTTCATCTTTACCAGACCATGGTTAACGCAACTGGTTTAAAAGAGATGGGCTGCGGTTCTTTTTTTTCCAGGAAAACGGAAATAAGCGGGGGCAGACCAGCCGGCGCACCAGTGACGGAAAGCGGGTAAAAAATTAAATTCAAAAAAAAGATAGTGCCCATGCATACTATTATTAGAAAATCTATTCCGTTTTTCTATATTTGATTAACAAATTGTCAAGACCTGTAAACACGTATCTTTTAACAGAATAAGCGCATGAAAAGTAAATTTTTAGCCTTTTTAGGGGGCGCAATGCTCACGGCGGGCGTAGTGAACGCCGGCGGTTACCAGGCCAACCTGCAAGGGCAGAAGCAAATAGGCATGGGCCACGCAGGTACCGGCCTGGCCTTGGACCAGAGCAGTATCTTCTTTAACCCTGGGGCGTTGGCCCATTTGCGCCAGAACGGTATTCAGCTGGGCATCAGTGCGCTGAATGCCAAAATAGCGTACCGCGAGCCTAGCCCCGGCATTGCACAATCTTACACAGACAACCCTTTGAGCACGCCGTTTCAGGTGTATGCCTCCTTTGGGCAGGCAGAGAGCGCTTTGCGTTTTGGTTTGGGCGTGTACACACCGTACGGTTCTTCTGTGAACTGGGGAGACTCCTGGCAGGGCCGTTTCGGTCTGAATGAACTGACATTGCAGGCTATTTTTGTGCAGCCAACCGTAAGTTACCGCATTTCTGACAAGTTGGGGATTGGCGCCGGGTTTGTGTACGCCCTGGGCGGCGTGAACCTGCAACGCAGCATTCCGCTGGATTTGGCCAATGGCCAGGAAGGCGGTTTGGAGTTGGACGGTTCGGCCAGCGGCATCGGGTTTAACCTGGGGGTGTACTTTGCCCCGTCAGAGAAAATCTCTGTGGGTTTGAATTACCGCTCCAGAGTTGACATGAAAGTAGACGAAGGCGATGTGACGTTTAGAATTCCTAGCGCCGCGCCGGTGGCTTCTAACTTCACCGCTACCCAATTCAACGCGGAACTACCCATGCCTGCTAATATCACCTTGGGCGTGGGCATTAAACCAACCGACAAATTGACGTTTGCCTTTGACGTGCAACGCGTGGAGTGGAGCGCCTACAAAGCCCTTACGTTTGAGTTCAACGGCAACGCCGGTGGCCAAGGAGTGACCAGCAGCACCAGTGCCCGTAACTATGAAGATGCCTTCATCTTTAGAGGTGGTGTGCAGTACCAGGCTTCTGACCTGCTTACTGTGCGGGCCGGTGCTTATTATGACCAGTCACCAGTACAAGACGGTTACCTCACCCCAGAAACCCCAGACGCTGACTCCAGAGGTGTTTCTGTAGGTTTAACCCTGGCCTTGACTGAGAAAATTGACCTTGACGCTTCTTTCCTGTACCTCAACAAAAAAGAGCGTTCAGACAGAGCTGACCTTTCTGGCGGCGTGGCGGGTACCTACAAATCTGTGGCGTACATCCCTGGCTTGGGCGTGAACTATAAGTTTTAATTTCTTTCCTGTAAGACACCATGAAAAATTTATTCCATAAAATAGGCACGGCCACCTTACTGTCTGCCGCCTTTCTGTTTGCCGGTTGTGAGCCGGAATTTGAAGACGATGTTGTTGTAAGCCAAGGGTCCCTGGACCTGAGCAAGTATGTGGCCATCGGTAACTCGCTGACCGCGGGTTACCAAGACAACGGGCTTTATTTAGAAGGACAGCTGCAGTCTTACCCTAACATTCTGGCTAACCAGTTCAGGTATGTTGGCGGCGGCGACTTTACGCAGCCGCTGTTTTCGGCGGGGCAAGAAAATGGCTCAGGCTATATTCGGCTTTCGGGTTTCACCTCTTCTGGCTTGCCTATTTTGCAGCCGGTTACCAATAACTTAGCCACTGAGTCTGCCAGCAATCCTTTCTTCAAAGATGAGTATACCGGCCCCGTACAGAATCTAGGCATACCAGGCATTAGAATGGAGCACGTGACCGTGGCAGGCTACGGCAGTTCACAGGGCAATCCGTATTTTGAGAGAATTACGGCAGACGGTACGGCTACTAATCCTACGGCCCCTTTGCAATCTTATGTGCAGCGAGTTGCCGCCAGCGGTGCTACTTTCTTTACCATGTGGTTAGGCAACAATGACGTGTTAGGCTACGCTACCTCTGGTGGACAAGTAGCTATCACCTCAGACGCCAATTTCCAGGGAAGTTTAAATGCCATCATGTCTGTGCTTCCTGCCAAAGGCGTGGTAATCAATATTCCAGATGTGACGTCGGTTCCTTTCTTTACCACCAAAGCCACGGCTGCCATTATGGCCCAAGCCCAGGCGGCCGGAACCCGGTTGTTCATCACCGCCGGTGACGGTGCCGTGAGACCAGCCACCGCTGAAGATTATGTGCTGCTTACCTCCAGAGTGGGAGAGCCAGACAACTTAGGAGGTACCCAGGTTCCGCACGGTTTCACGCCAAACAACCCGCTAGGCAACGGCGAGGTATTAGACGCGGCAGAGGTGACCAACGTGAAAAACGCCACTACGCGGTTCAATACCATGCTTTCTACCGCTGCCACTGCTAAAAATGTAGCCTACGCAGACATGAACGCGTATTTTAACTCCATTAAACCCGGTTTGGTAATCAACGGCGTAAGACATACACCGGCTTTCATTACTGGCAATATCTTCTCTTTAGACGGAGTACACCTTACGCCTAGAGGCTATGCCATTGTTGCCAATGAGTTGCTGAAAATCATAAATGCCAAATACGGTGCTACCGTGCCTACCATTGACGTAACCCAGTTCAGAGCGGTGCGCATTCCTTAGGCAGACACCAACTTCCTATTCAAATAAAAACCCGGCCAGTGCCGGGTTTTTTTATGGGCCTATGTCAGAATAAGAACCGAGGAATGGATACCTATAAGTAGGTATTTTTAAGGCATTTATGAAAAAAGGGAGCATTATGTTAAGAAGGGAAAGAGAGAGATTTCTATCTTGTAACACAAACAACTCTTTCAGAAACATTGCTCACCTATTAACCGCAACCCCATGAAAAAGAACTACTTGTTTTTGTTGCTCACGGCCTTCGCGCTGGTGTTTTCCGCCTGCGGCGATGATGACGACGACGAGGATGATGATGTAAAAACATCAAACATTGAAGGCCGTTGGCAGATGACTGCCTTCACGCTCTCTGTGGGAACCAACACCGCAGACATGCTGGAAGGGGAAGACGTTATCTTTGAATTCAAAAACGGAAAGGCCACCATCTACAATGAGGGCGTTCCGGATGACCCCGCGCCGTACACCATTAGCGGTGACAAAATCACCATCAAGCCCACAGATGGCAGCCCTGCGCAAACCTGGACCATTGACTCCGTGTCTAGCACTTCGTTAAAACTCAGTTTTATTGTGTCAGGCGGAGGGCAAACGGGCACGTATAGAATGACCTTCAGGAAACTGTAAGCAACACGCCTACACACAAC
This region of Rufibacter sp. LB8 genomic DNA includes:
- a CDS encoding NAD(P)/FAD-dependent oxidoreductase, with translation MYDVLIVGGGPAGLSAAMLLGRCMRKVALFDTGVYRNSYSHAMNGFITRDGTPPQEFLQLAREDLVKYEVAFKQKRIMKITKEGDMFQAYDEDEQVYLSRKVLLATGLCDRWPKLEGAEPFYGTSIHHCPYCDGFESKNKPLAAYGLDRKAIGLSLSLKTWSSDVMLFTDGTNKLTREDRDLLARNKVDICTTAIERLEGEGTELKRIVLKNGTVENREALFFATGSDQHSDLARQLNCDFTSKGVVKTYKHQQTNVPGLYVAGDAARDMQLVIVAAAEGTKAGVAINMELQQEFRC
- a CDS encoding SGNH/GDSL hydrolase family protein, with the translated sequence MKNLFHKIGTATLLSAAFLFAGCEPEFEDDVVVSQGSLDLSKYVAIGNSLTAGYQDNGLYLEGQLQSYPNILANQFRYVGGGDFTQPLFSAGQENGSGYIRLSGFTSSGLPILQPVTNNLATESASNPFFKDEYTGPVQNLGIPGIRMEHVTVAGYGSSQGNPYFERITADGTATNPTAPLQSYVQRVAASGATFFTMWLGNNDVLGYATSGGQVAITSDANFQGSLNAIMSVLPAKGVVINIPDVTSVPFFTTKATAAIMAQAQAAGTRLFITAGDGAVRPATAEDYVLLTSRVGEPDNLGGTQVPHGFTPNNPLGNGEVLDAAEVTNVKNATTRFNTMLSTAATAKNVAYADMNAYFNSIKPGLVINGVRHTPAFITGNIFSLDGVHLTPRGYAIVANELLKIINAKYGATVPTIDVTQFRAVRIP
- a CDS encoding OmpP1/FadL family transporter; the encoded protein is MKSKFLAFLGGAMLTAGVVNAGGYQANLQGQKQIGMGHAGTGLALDQSSIFFNPGALAHLRQNGIQLGISALNAKIAYREPSPGIAQSYTDNPLSTPFQVYASFGQAESALRFGLGVYTPYGSSVNWGDSWQGRFGLNELTLQAIFVQPTVSYRISDKLGIGAGFVYALGGVNLQRSIPLDLANGQEGGLELDGSASGIGFNLGVYFAPSEKISVGLNYRSRVDMKVDEGDVTFRIPSAAPVASNFTATQFNAELPMPANITLGVGIKPTDKLTFAFDVQRVEWSAYKALTFEFNGNAGGQGVTSSTSARNYEDAFIFRGGVQYQASDLLTVRAGAYYDQSPVQDGYLTPETPDADSRGVSVGLTLALTEKIDLDASFLYLNKKERSDRADLSGGVAGTYKSVAYIPGLGVNYKF
- a CDS encoding lipocalin family protein, with the protein product MKKNYLFLLLTAFALVFSACGDDDDDEDDDVKTSNIEGRWQMTAFTLSVGTNTADMLEGEDVIFEFKNGKATIYNEGVPDDPAPYTISGDKITIKPTDGSPAQTWTIDSVSSTSLKLSFIVSGGGQTGTYRMTFRKL